The following coding sequences lie in one Treponema socranskii subsp. buccale genomic window:
- a CDS encoding InlB B-repeat-containing protein, producing the protein MKTDENLYACWLEDKVSEAVKLTFNKNDGTTIPEETSQYVKYGSKSPWSWKVNYNKLKPNTFTRENYEFLGWATSSSATSATYKDAETDVYFTSNTTLYAVWLYKGPVVITFDGNGGKDSDGNTTATQTITANTNTELKANTFAKENYDFAGWAKTGDATFGEYNDKQSVKFSEPAVTLYAVWKANPVITFNGNGGSTKDGKTTTTQSIPYGVSTALNENPFTKAGSTFLGWNKYASGTVAQYTDKASISIYADTRLYAVWKDDIVLTFNANGGIGSDFTKKIAYDTASSSYKFTVPESTFAKTGYVFIGWGNSASSKDASYKAGESASASESKTLYAIWAKESVPVRFDPNTENGGSGTPFTENLSLNATTLKYEGTLPANTFTNSNGNFTGWSTDKKPSSYQIGEIMSAGLTVSLSPSQLPNTEGFTLYAVWNPKTYTVTYNLGGNGTDIVKTVPNTAVKYGETIDYVLEGVPTPALTYYSLTEWHSVVYGSKRAGAAIKLRSDQTFYAVWKLNGTILDKEGTVYSSSQHSFTFKLLNKESLVFTATASGSSGLDFWLYDSKATRISDKTKLTAETYTLKLQAGTYTLVIHNGNILNSKNYSIKIAPAN; encoded by the coding sequence TTGAAAACGGATGAAAACTTATACGCCTGCTGGCTTGAAGACAAAGTTTCGGAGGCGGTAAAACTTACTTTCAACAAAAATGACGGAACAACAATTCCTGAAGAAACAAGTCAGTACGTAAAATACGGAAGCAAATCGCCTTGGAGTTGGAAAGTAAACTACAATAAACTCAAACCCAATACGTTCACTCGGGAAAATTACGAATTCTTAGGCTGGGCAACATCTTCTTCCGCAACAAGCGCAACTTACAAGGATGCTGAAACAGATGTTTACTTTACCTCCAACACGACATTGTATGCCGTCTGGCTGTACAAGGGACCGGTTGTTATCACTTTTGACGGAAACGGCGGAAAAGATTCCGACGGAAACACTACCGCAACGCAGACTATAACCGCAAACACTAACACTGAATTAAAAGCAAACACATTTGCAAAAGAAAATTACGATTTTGCAGGCTGGGCTAAAACCGGCGACGCAACATTCGGAGAATATAACGATAAACAAAGCGTAAAATTCTCCGAACCTGCCGTTACGCTTTACGCCGTGTGGAAGGCAAATCCGGTAATCACATTCAACGGAAACGGAGGCTCCACAAAGGACGGAAAAACGACGACAACACAAAGCATTCCTTACGGAGTTTCCACTGCATTGAATGAAAATCCGTTTACAAAAGCCGGAAGCACATTTTTAGGCTGGAATAAATATGCAAGCGGAACGGTTGCTCAATACACCGATAAAGCAAGCATATCTATTTATGCAGATACGAGGCTTTATGCGGTTTGGAAAGACGATATTGTTTTGACGTTCAACGCGAACGGAGGAATCGGCAGCGATTTTACAAAAAAGATAGCATACGATACGGCAAGTTCTTCGTACAAATTTACCGTCCCGGAAAGCACGTTTGCAAAGACCGGGTACGTCTTTATCGGATGGGGAAATTCCGCAAGTTCCAAAGATGCGTCGTACAAGGCAGGAGAATCGGCATCCGCTTCAGAAAGTAAAACTTTGTATGCAATATGGGCAAAAGAATCCGTTCCGGTAAGATTTGACCCGAATACCGAAAACGGCGGAAGCGGAACTCCGTTTACCGAAAATCTTTCGCTGAACGCGACCACGCTGAAATACGAGGGAACGTTACCTGCAAACACGTTTACGAATTCAAACGGAAATTTCACCGGTTGGAGCACTGACAAAAAACCAAGTTCTTACCAGATAGGAGAAATAATGAGTGCGGGATTGACAGTTTCCCTTTCGCCTTCACAGTTGCCGAATACCGAAGGCTTTACACTCTATGCCGTCTGGAATCCGAAAACGTATACGGTAACATACAATCTCGGCGGCAACGGCACGGACATTGTAAAAACCGTACCGAACACCGCAGTAAAATACGGCGAAACTATTGATTATGTTTTAGAAGGCGTTCCTACACCCGCATTGACTTACTACAGCCTTACAGAGTGGCACTCAGTTGTTTACGGAAGCAAAAGGGCGGGAGCGGCTATAAAACTTAGAAGTGACCAAACTTTCTATGCCGTATGGAAACTGAACGGTACAATTTTAGATAAGGAAGGCACAGTTTACTCAAGTTCTCAGCACAGCTTCACATTTAAGCTTTTAAACAAAGAAAGCTTGGTTTTCACTGCCACTGCAAGCGGCTCAAGCGGTCTCGATTTTTGGCTTTATGACAGCAAAGCCACGAGGATTTCAGATAAAACGAAACTAACAGCTGAGACTTACACATTGAAGTTACAAGCGGGAACTTATACATTGGTCATACACAATGGTAACATTTTGAATAGTAAAAATTACTCGATAAAAATAGCGCCTGCGAACTAA
- the hisC gene encoding histidinol-phosphate transaminase, with protein MKSKRMAQLHPYVPGEQPVDRTYIKLNANENPYPPSPNVISAVTDFIKKHPEKLALYPDPDAGNLRKAIADMLNRTGGVLVRAVPENEKCRPAAVDRIPFTVTPDMIYAGNGSDEVLSFVFYAFFDSDTKLVTPEFSYSFYPVYGGFYDIPLDFVKLKSDWTLDTKTMVEREKSNDSGIIFANPNAPTGRSLSRNEVRAMLEKTNRERVFVVDEAYVDFGGESCIPLLADFPNLVVVRTFSKSFCGAGMRLGYIVASPELVQTVTTVKNSLNHFPIDAISQIAGIAACENDAYYADCAKKIAAEREKFSAFLAAHGWDCIPSLTNFVFARKDGLSGEDAYRRIKERGILVRRFATKGIEDYLRITIGTPDQMRTLRETIETL; from the coding sequence ATGAAATCAAAGCGAATGGCGCAGCTGCATCCCTACGTACCCGGCGAACAGCCTGTCGACAGAACATACATCAAACTCAACGCAAACGAAAACCCCTATCCGCCGAGTCCGAACGTAATTTCAGCCGTTACCGATTTTATTAAAAAGCATCCCGAAAAACTTGCGCTTTATCCCGATCCCGACGCCGGCAATCTTCGAAAAGCGATCGCTGATATGCTGAACAGAACGGGCGGCGTCCTTGTACGCGCCGTCCCCGAAAATGAAAAATGCCGGCCTGCCGCCGTGGACAGGATTCCGTTTACCGTAACGCCCGATATGATCTATGCGGGTAACGGAAGCGACGAAGTGCTTTCGTTCGTGTTTTATGCTTTTTTCGATTCAGATACGAAACTTGTTACGCCGGAATTTTCCTACAGCTTTTATCCGGTATACGGCGGCTTTTACGATATTCCTCTCGATTTCGTCAAACTCAAAAGCGACTGGACGCTCGACACGAAAACCATGGTCGAACGGGAAAAAAGCAACGATTCCGGCATCATATTTGCAAATCCGAACGCACCGACCGGACGTTCGCTTTCGCGGAACGAAGTACGCGCCATGCTCGAAAAAACAAACCGTGAACGGGTATTCGTCGTCGATGAAGCCTACGTCGATTTCGGCGGCGAAAGCTGCATCCCTCTTCTCGCGGACTTTCCCAATTTGGTCGTCGTGCGTACGTTCAGCAAAAGTTTTTGCGGAGCGGGTATGCGGCTCGGCTACATCGTCGCATCTCCCGAACTCGTGCAGACGGTTACAACGGTAAAAAATTCGCTCAATCATTTTCCGATCGACGCAATCTCTCAAATCGCCGGTATCGCCGCGTGCGAAAACGATGCATACTACGCCGACTGTGCAAAAAAAATTGCCGCCGAACGTGAAAAATTTTCGGCTTTCCTCGCCGCTCACGGCTGGGACTGCATTCCGTCTTTAACGAATTTCGTCTTTGCTCGAAAAGACGGACTTTCCGGAGAAGATGCGTACCGCCGCATAAAAGAGCGCGGTATTCTCGTCCGCCGCTTTGCGACAAAGGGAATCGAAGACTATCTCCGTATCACGATCGGCACTCCCGACCAAATGCGCACGCTCCGGGAAACGATCGAAACGCTGTAA
- a CDS encoding putative glycoside hydrolase has translation MVLLLFFIASIFCIAPAKGFAQDAKPLYELPDTADPGREAAFLAGSDKGLYRITSSNTAIPLWTGGKVEQIVRIEAGGNFGERWYFRTSKGIVYSENLVDFELRNKGIAPLIIKKYDGKTVTLTEQVPILKDLAFDPLNPLNMATATENDVYITSDGGKEWKAIGSTSKITPGIKAIAIATLEGGALVVFESHPIFGLSYIFPYAKNAVWQDVPKGIKIPASLTSPDEISDIYPLVRTEADGTKYVEIYFAQSYLPNLYRFDWNSKTSVCIYQGTEPADSIESIASVGSVLVFTRIESLGSIDVASLQSPGIPANFESWKRSFSCVPGIVNAAWVPKSKSGLAEGLLLGELWMLYPGTINTPYAEKANRKKGVYMPPNRGSEQTGIDNFRKLINNNNLNALVIDMKDDYGLLRYKPRDPFVAEKARVSQYAVDIDHFVSEFKKDKVYLIARIVVFKDRNLAKYSGGKYAVWDSKTKSAWVGIKSYDDGSDSAGKKTASYYDENWVDPYSEEVWEYNVAVAKELIARGFDEIQFDYIRFPTDGLNLKSASYRWQSKGMTKESALISFLSYARENIDAPIGIDIYGANGWYRSGTRTGQDAEMLGEYVDVISPMFYPNHFEQEFMNRAPYADRTYRIYYYGTFRASVITRNRTIIRPWVQAFRLNVSYDRQYYGSEYIQKEIFGVRDSVDRGYLYWNNLGAYDYILPDVTAESKYIGTAPEADEKFRKPAFGSAVKPPFADETVSALDSVLYQEKTRKNPEAAGYTPFLYIPFMRLR, from the coding sequence ATGGTTCTCTTACTTTTTTTTATCGCATCGATTTTTTGTATTGCCCCGGCAAAAGGTTTTGCTCAGGATGCAAAGCCGCTCTACGAACTGCCGGATACCGCAGACCCCGGGCGGGAAGCGGCATTTCTTGCAGGTTCGGATAAGGGTTTATATAGGATTACGTCATCGAATACCGCGATCCCTTTGTGGACGGGCGGAAAGGTCGAGCAGATCGTGCGTATTGAAGCGGGCGGAAATTTCGGCGAGCGCTGGTATTTTCGCACGTCGAAGGGAATCGTGTACAGCGAAAATCTTGTCGATTTCGAATTGCGCAACAAGGGCATCGCTCCGCTCATTATTAAAAAATACGACGGAAAAACCGTGACGCTTACGGAGCAGGTTCCGATTCTCAAAGACTTGGCTTTCGATCCCTTAAATCCGCTGAACATGGCGACGGCGACCGAAAACGACGTGTACATAACGAGCGACGGCGGAAAGGAGTGGAAAGCGATCGGCTCGACGAGCAAGATAACGCCGGGCATCAAAGCGATTGCGATTGCGACGCTGGAAGGGGGAGCGCTCGTCGTATTCGAATCGCATCCGATATTCGGCCTTTCGTACATATTTCCGTATGCGAAAAACGCCGTGTGGCAGGATGTCCCCAAGGGCATTAAAATACCCGCGTCGCTCACGTCGCCCGATGAGATTTCGGATATCTATCCGCTGGTTAGAACGGAAGCTGACGGAACGAAGTACGTCGAAATTTATTTTGCGCAGTCGTATTTGCCGAATCTCTATCGATTCGATTGGAACTCAAAAACATCCGTGTGTATCTATCAGGGAACGGAACCCGCCGACAGCATCGAAAGCATTGCGAGCGTCGGAAGCGTTCTCGTTTTTACGCGCATAGAATCTCTCGGTTCGATCGATGTCGCATCTTTGCAAAGTCCCGGCATCCCTGCAAACTTTGAAAGCTGGAAGCGGAGTTTTTCATGCGTTCCGGGCATCGTCAACGCGGCGTGGGTGCCGAAAAGCAAAAGCGGCCTTGCAGAAGGTCTTTTGCTCGGAGAGTTGTGGATGCTCTATCCCGGCACAATCAACACGCCGTACGCGGAAAAAGCGAACCGGAAAAAAGGCGTATATATGCCGCCGAACCGCGGCAGCGAGCAGACGGGAATCGATAATTTCAGAAAATTAATAAATAATAATAATTTGAATGCGCTCGTTATCGATATGAAAGACGATTACGGTCTTTTGCGCTACAAGCCGCGCGATCCGTTCGTCGCGGAAAAAGCTCGCGTATCGCAGTACGCCGTCGATATCGATCACTTTGTCTCCGAGTTTAAAAAGGATAAGGTATACCTCATTGCACGCATCGTCGTATTTAAAGACCGGAATCTCGCCAAGTATTCGGGTGGCAAGTACGCGGTGTGGGATTCGAAAACGAAAAGCGCGTGGGTCGGCATTAAATCCTATGATGACGGATCCGATTCGGCAGGGAAAAAGACGGCGTCGTATTACGATGAAAATTGGGTCGATCCGTATTCCGAAGAAGTGTGGGAATATAACGTCGCCGTCGCAAAAGAGCTTATCGCGCGGGGTTTCGATGAAATCCAATTCGATTATATCCGCTTTCCGACGGACGGCTTGAATTTGAAGAGCGCGTCGTACCGCTGGCAAAGCAAGGGCATGACGAAAGAGAGTGCGCTCATTTCATTTCTTTCGTATGCGCGTGAAAATATCGATGCGCCGATCGGAATCGATATTTACGGTGCCAACGGATGGTACCGCAGCGGTACGCGCACGGGGCAGGATGCGGAAATGCTCGGCGAATACGTCGATGTCATCTCGCCGATGTTTTATCCCAATCACTTCGAACAGGAGTTTATGAACCGCGCGCCCTATGCGGACCGGACGTATCGAATTTATTATTACGGAACGTTTCGCGCATCGGTGATAACGAGGAACAGAACGATCATCCGTCCGTGGGTGCAGGCGTTCCGATTGAACGTGAGCTACGACCGGCAATATTACGGCAGCGAATACATTCAAAAGGAAATTTTCGGCGTGCGCGATTCCGTCGACCGCGGTTATCTGTATTGGAACAATCTCGGCGCCTACGATTATATTCTTCCCGACGTGACGGCCGAATCGAAGTATATCGGTACGGCACCCGAAGCGGATGAAAAGTTCAGAAAGCCCGCGTTCGGAAGCGCGGTAAAGCCGCCCTTTGCCGATGAAACGGTTTCCGCTCTCGACAGCGTGCTCTATCAGGAGAAAACGCGCAAAAATCCCGAAGCGGCAGGTTATACGCCGTTTCTCTATATTCCGTTTATGCGCTTGCGCTGA
- a CDS encoding metallophosphoesterase, with the protein MKFLIISDLHGNISALEKLDGEFKAADAVLFGGDFAAFNHTETGLPALEALCKKHDVIFSVIGNCDEPEFLKELEKRDVSVENTLAYLGGVCIAGSGGGSKFTGTTPNERTEEELLSDFSVVEHASGGTDKKGAWSNLILISHNPPKDTKCDAVNPALHAGSQKFRELIERLSPLAVVTGHIHEGAAIDTIGSTTIINPGALLDGKYAVMETAEKDGAMRIVFAELRTLD; encoded by the coding sequence ATGAAATTTTTAATTATATCCGATCTGCACGGGAATATTTCCGCACTTGAAAAGCTCGACGGAGAGTTTAAGGCGGCGGACGCGGTTTTGTTCGGAGGAGACTTTGCCGCATTCAATCACACGGAAACGGGTCTGCCCGCCCTTGAAGCGCTGTGCAAAAAGCACGATGTTATTTTTTCCGTCATCGGAAATTGCGACGAACCGGAATTTTTGAAAGAACTCGAAAAACGGGACGTCAGCGTCGAAAACACGCTCGCGTACTTGGGCGGCGTCTGCATTGCGGGAAGCGGCGGCGGAAGCAAATTTACCGGCACGACGCCGAACGAGCGGACGGAAGAAGAGCTCCTCTCGGATTTTTCCGTCGTCGAACACGCTTCCGGCGGTACCGACAAAAAAGGCGCTTGGAGCAATCTCATCCTCATCTCGCACAATCCGCCGAAAGACACGAAATGCGATGCGGTAAATCCCGCTTTGCACGCGGGTTCGCAAAAGTTCCGCGAGCTTATAGAACGCCTTTCGCCGCTCGCAGTCGTTACCGGGCACATCCACGAAGGTGCTGCAATCGATACGATCGGATCTACGACGATAATCAATCCCGGAGCGCTTCTCGACGGAAAATACGCCGTTATGGAAACGGCCGAAAAAGACGGAGCGATGCGCATCGTTTTTGCGGAGCTTCGAACGCTCGACTGA
- a CDS encoding TDE2508 family outer membrane beta-barrel protein has protein sequence MKLLKKILIGAVFMTAGFAFAQTSMMKISTANLFGNDVDDFMSVNDWQNVQPKNMFGYLGYGQTGKSNIELGLSRMFDPFYMGAWFGGSVGWTSKTDSGGNINNNTKDPTADNDREAHGKVIFGINNLGFLADVRFKPNAGNKYEKSGAIETTANKFELDTTIRAGMNIPAGEKLFKTSAALGLRSKADKDETKNDGKITTLTDKGYTILDIDAGVSFDFYKKGAVTQNAALALDTDWTFFPIDTAALGVNTKTFGQANNKIALEPRWELTFEPDARFAFKMGSGVNMALRFESDSNYSESSGTKTYNTNRNHKTTLFFMPDLELGMSYFIVPAKFRFNAGASFIMADYDSATKEYSPSIGWTFTRNETRNSSNGSVTSSSGATEWKFDNQTGKVKLSSGFTWYFSKNVTADVYWNLLGNVFDAFGSKLLEGNGISILNTMNQLLIHNFGVLIAVKF, from the coding sequence ATGAAATTGCTGAAAAAGATTCTTATCGGTGCCGTTTTCATGACGGCGGGATTTGCATTTGCTCAAACGTCCATGATGAAGATCAGCACGGCGAACCTTTTCGGAAACGACGTCGACGATTTTATGAGCGTAAACGACTGGCAAAACGTCCAGCCGAAAAATATGTTCGGCTATCTCGGATACGGACAGACGGGAAAAAGCAATATAGAATTGGGGCTTTCGCGCATGTTCGATCCGTTTTATATGGGTGCATGGTTCGGCGGCAGCGTGGGCTGGACTTCTAAGACAGATTCCGGCGGAAATATTAATAATAACACAAAAGATCCGACTGCTGATAATGATCGTGAAGCTCACGGAAAAGTGATTTTCGGTATAAACAATTTGGGTTTCCTCGCCGACGTCAGATTCAAACCGAACGCCGGCAACAAATATGAAAAAAGCGGTGCAATAGAAACGACCGCCAATAAATTTGAATTGGATACGACGATCAGAGCCGGTATGAACATCCCCGCAGGGGAAAAACTCTTTAAAACGTCGGCGGCGCTCGGTCTGCGTTCCAAGGCGGATAAAGACGAAACAAAAAATGACGGCAAGATCACGACTCTTACCGATAAGGGTTATACCATACTCGACATAGACGCGGGCGTATCGTTCGACTTTTACAAAAAAGGAGCCGTAACGCAAAACGCCGCCCTCGCCCTCGACACCGATTGGACATTCTTTCCCATAGATACCGCAGCTCTGGGCGTCAATACGAAAACTTTCGGACAGGCGAATAATAAGATTGCGCTCGAACCCCGCTGGGAGCTCACGTTCGAACCCGATGCGAGATTCGCCTTTAAAATGGGTTCCGGTGTGAATATGGCGCTGAGATTTGAGTCGGACTCTAACTACAGTGAATCGTCAGGTACGAAGACATATAACACTAACAGAAATCACAAGACGACGCTCTTTTTTATGCCCGATCTTGAATTGGGTATGTCGTATTTTATCGTGCCTGCGAAATTCCGCTTTAATGCGGGTGCGAGTTTTATAATGGCAGACTACGATTCGGCGACTAAGGAATACTCACCTTCAATCGGTTGGACATTCACTAGAAATGAAACGCGCAATTCGTCGAACGGTTCGGTTACTTCTTCTTCGGGAGCCACAGAATGGAAATTCGATAATCAAACCGGCAAGGTAAAACTTTCTTCAGGCTTTACGTGGTATTTTTCCAAAAACGTAACGGCTGATGTGTATTGGAACCTGCTCGGAAATGTATTCGATGCTTTCGGCTCGAAGTTACTTGAAGGCAACGGTATATCGATTTTGAATACGATGAACCAACTTCTCATTCACAACTTCGGCGTTTTGATAGCCGTCAAGTTCTAA
- a CDS encoding methyl-accepting chemotaxis protein — protein sequence MSDTAETKRFSIRRKLTIIFGLLLSAVLIGEIIFAISTMRKTVTGRIQTHLTDKAADVEEIIDGRIRAWFQLIEGMARIPDLIDSSVSLSEKLRILEREAMHNPKIMEMSITDMNGYRRTFSGKTAFVGDREWFLQAQSGKPFISDPLISRASNKFVIAIAVPLRNERNVIVGVLGCTVLGTSLSDIIDDIVVGKTGNCYILGATGNRIADSDREYVQWQFNAVEASETDPSYKSLAALEKIAMESEIPGVGYYTYENTLHIAAYAKSKLSGWTVIIKAPYEEFMDSVNRLSIVMDIMALVVLISALIILYFIARKMVQPIQGVGRALKNIAEGDGDLTVRLKITGNDEVTELSAYFNQTIEKIGNAIKSIGENTGIMQASGNELASNMSETASTIHQINSNIDGIKQQVLTQAASVTETAATIEEIIRTIKQLNNSIEIQAASVAQSSSAVEEMVANIGSIGQTLDRTDSVVGDLSSATGEGKDTLVNSSGITQRITEESGTLMEASSVIQHIASQTNLLAMNAAIEAAHAGEAGQGFAVVAGEIRKLAEDSSMQGKRITATLKSLGNEIGMLAASSKIVEEKFNIIFTLAEEVKSMSSRLTEAMREQETGSKEVLAAIKDINSVTTEVQTGSEEMLKGGEQVAGEMHKLDELTRLITDSMNEMASGVMQINNAIQDVNSLTQKNKASIESLASEVGKFKV from the coding sequence ATGAGTGATACGGCAGAAACAAAACGCTTTTCAATCCGCAGAAAATTAACAATTATTTTCGGGCTGTTGCTTTCCGCCGTTTTGATCGGGGAAATCATCTTTGCGATCAGTACAATGCGTAAAACCGTAACCGGTCGGATTCAAACGCATTTGACGGATAAAGCCGCCGACGTTGAGGAGATCATAGACGGAAGAATCAGAGCATGGTTTCAGCTGATCGAGGGTATGGCACGGATACCCGACTTGATAGACTCCTCTGTTTCTCTGTCTGAAAAGCTGAGGATCCTGGAACGGGAGGCTATGCATAATCCGAAAATAATGGAGATGAGCATAACGGATATGAACGGTTACCGCCGTACGTTTTCGGGCAAAACCGCTTTCGTAGGAGATCGGGAATGGTTTTTGCAGGCGCAAAGCGGTAAGCCTTTTATTTCAGACCCCCTTATCTCCCGTGCGTCCAATAAGTTTGTTATCGCCATCGCCGTTCCGCTGCGCAACGAACGGAATGTTATCGTCGGCGTACTCGGATGTACGGTTCTGGGCACCTCGCTTTCGGATATTATCGATGATATCGTCGTCGGAAAAACGGGAAACTGCTATATTTTGGGAGCGACCGGCAATAGGATCGCGGATTCCGATCGGGAATATGTGCAGTGGCAGTTCAACGCCGTCGAAGCATCGGAAACGGATCCGAGTTATAAATCGTTAGCGGCGCTTGAAAAAATTGCAATGGAATCGGAAATCCCGGGAGTCGGTTACTATACGTATGAAAACACGCTGCATATAGCCGCATACGCAAAAAGCAAATTATCCGGCTGGACGGTGATCATCAAAGCTCCGTACGAAGAATTCATGGACTCTGTCAATAGGTTGAGCATCGTCATGGATATTATGGCGCTTGTCGTTTTGATTTCCGCATTGATAATTCTCTATTTCATTGCACGTAAAATGGTGCAGCCTATTCAGGGCGTCGGCCGCGCTTTAAAAAATATTGCGGAAGGGGACGGCGATTTGACCGTCCGATTGAAAATCACCGGCAACGACGAAGTAACCGAACTTTCGGCATACTTCAATCAAACGATAGAAAAAATCGGTAACGCCATAAAATCGATCGGTGAAAATACCGGTATAATGCAAGCATCCGGAAACGAGCTTGCATCGAATATGAGCGAAACCGCAAGCACTATTCACCAAATAAACAGCAATATCGACGGTATCAAACAGCAGGTGCTCACTCAGGCTGCGAGCGTTACCGAAACGGCCGCTACGATCGAAGAGATTATCAGAACGATCAAACAACTGAACAACAGCATTGAAATTCAGGCTGCGAGCGTAGCGCAATCTTCGTCCGCCGTAGAAGAGATGGTTGCAAATATCGGTTCCATCGGTCAGACGCTTGACAGAACAGACAGCGTCGTTGGAGATCTTTCTTCGGCAACGGGAGAAGGAAAAGACACGCTTGTCAATTCAAGCGGTATTACGCAGCGTATCACCGAAGAATCGGGAACGCTTATGGAAGCGTCGAGCGTTATCCAGCATATCGCAAGCCAGACGAACCTGCTTGCGATGAACGCCGCAATCGAAGCGGCTCACGCAGGGGAAGCCGGACAGGGCTTTGCCGTCGTCGCCGGTGAAATCAGAAAGCTTGCGGAAGATTCTTCGATGCAAGGCAAAAGGATAACGGCGACGCTGAAGTCGCTCGGCAACGAAATCGGTATGCTTGCCGCTTCTTCCAAAATCGTCGAAGAAAAATTCAATATCATTTTTACGCTGGCGGAAGAAGTAAAATCCATGAGCAGCCGTCTCACCGAAGCCATGCGCGAACAGGAGACGGGCAGTAAAGAAGTGCTCGCCGCAATCAAAGACATCAATTCGGTAACGACGGAAGTGCAGACGGGATCGGAAGAGATGTTGAAAGGCGGCGAACAGGTTGCCGGCGAAATGCATAAGCTCGACGAATTGACGCGTCTCATCACGGACAGCATGAACGAAATGGCTTCCGGTGTGATGCAGATCAATAACGCCATACAGGATGTCAATTCGCTCACCCAAAAAAATAAAGCGAGTATCGAAAGTCTTGCCTCTGAAGTCGGAAAGTTTAAAGTCTGA
- a CDS encoding single-stranded DNA-binding protein yields MNQLNSIILEGNITRDVVFKETPHGCKVCTIPLAVNRWYKSGDGRGVEEVSYFDVEAFGKMAEYCEKRVTKGRGLRVVGRLKQSRWKGADGKNASRVTIIAEHIEFKPQVGQRADSNAELAGIAEATAASAEEFEEMEEEAAVF; encoded by the coding sequence ATGAATCAATTAAATTCGATTATTCTCGAAGGGAACATTACGCGCGATGTCGTATTTAAAGAAACACCGCACGGCTGCAAAGTATGTACGATACCGCTTGCGGTAAATCGATGGTACAAAAGCGGAGACGGAAGGGGCGTCGAAGAAGTTTCGTATTTCGATGTGGAAGCGTTCGGCAAAATGGCGGAATACTGCGAAAAACGCGTTACAAAAGGAAGGGGGCTGCGCGTCGTGGGCAGGCTGAAGCAAAGCCGCTGGAAAGGAGCGGACGGAAAAAATGCGAGCCGCGTTACGATCATAGCCGAGCATATCGAATTCAAACCGCAAGTCGGACAAAGAGCCGATTCGAATGCGGAGCTTGCAGGCATAGCGGAGGCGACGGCGGCATCGGCGGAAGAATTCGAAGAAATGGAAGAAGAAGCGGCGGTATTTTAA